From Lolium perenne isolate Kyuss_39 chromosome 5, Kyuss_2.0, whole genome shotgun sequence, a single genomic window includes:
- the LOC127303693 gene encoding uncharacterized protein: protein MEIYYKDQQSESSIVLKEILSLRRERRELLSSLTPGVSSWKRLGQPETLLAANNFTTGPVQEIERESASTDEQLDWYLDSILQDMDDLVHRMLSMAYVVAKPDGAAISSYMADELLNSTSGLKDACEKFCIDTMCVPNKPEERVHEFALLDFCHKFLSSPLGFENKLTLVITKKMEEDYRDEVERETKRVWEARKRAIAQFKQWEKRQKEMKKYDDDDDDDEEEEEEEEEEEEGNKWKKFLFNDGGPEYQDQDQEQDQDHENLDLDPDTREYLVEGMKVERKFFMDDRDGWNSIWGSKSVRCGDFKDKTTLSPMHFTHTIQSSCGVIGSTLEIYYIKILELKGELKWPLKLYGMVSARDTVDRNRNLVFFQSSLDHQELDENGSLCLTGPSRAIVALDYVDFEVELKIKEGEKSQGKELITLSKRYDGTGTSLMFENSLCKAVLKLHQLSRAVQATIVGVCVVEGEWPFEYGCRVACSLEAAADQVGGSLDVTADEVVLLDCCGGPGGGSKNKEVRVGVGSHGYLHLSRNVVSVPSGGGLKVSIYSYSKSGPVDREWNIVFPAQKCQTIEKEWSVRTCKIKVVVAWSLLVKQKLDLLVDCPAVET, encoded by the exons ATGGAGATCTACTACAAGGATCAGCAGTCTGAGTCCTCTATCGTGCTAAAGGAGATCCTTTCCCTGCGCAGGGAGCGCAGGGAGCTGCTCTCCTCCCTCACCCCCGGGGTCTCCTCATGGAAGCGGCTAGGGCAACCAGAGACCTTACTCGCAGCAAATAATTTCACGACGGGGCCCGTCCAGGAGATCGAGAGGGAGTCGGCCTCGACAGACGAACAACTCGATTGGTACCTTGATTCTATCTTGCAGGATATGGATGACCTGGTCCACAGGATGCTGTCTATGGCCTATGTTGTGGCCAAACCCGATGGTGCCGCCATCTCCTCGTACATGGCCGATGAGCTGCTTAACTCGACATCCGGATTAAAGGACGCCTGCGAGAAGTTTTGCATAGATACCATGTGTGTTCCTAATAAACCGGAGGAGAGGGTGCATGAGTTCGCATTATTGGATTTCTGCCACAAGTTCCTTTCATCCCCCTTGGGTTTCGAGAACAAGTTGACCTTGGTAATTACCAAGAAGATGGAGGAGGACTACAGGGATGAGGTAGAGAGGGAGACGAAACGGGTATGGGAGGCTAGGAAGCGGGCCATAGCACAATTTAAGCAATGGGAGAAGAGGCAAAAGGAGATGAAGAagtatgatgatgatgatgatgatgatgaggaggaggaggaggaggaggaggaggaggaggagggaaatAAGTGGAAGAAGTTTTTGTTCAATGATGGTGGCCCGGAATACCAGGACCAGGACCAGGAGCAGGACCAGGACCACGAGAACCTTGACCTTGACCCAGACACAAGGGAGTATCTCGTGGAGGGGATGAAGGTCGAGAGGAAATTCTTCATGGATGATCGGGATGGTTGGAATAGCATATGGGGCAGCAAGAGCGTAAGGTGCGGTGACTTCAAAGACAAAA CCACCTTGAGCCCTATGCACTTTACGCATACCATCCAATCCTCTTGTGGTGTGATCGGGAGCACCTTGGAGATCTATTACATAAAAATTCTTGAACTAAAAGGAGAACTGAAATGGCCACTCAAACTGTATGGAATGGTCTCTGCTCGAGACACTGTGGATCGCAACCGCAACCTTGTCTTTTTTCAGTCAAGCCTTGACCACCAAGAACTCGATGAAAAT GGTTCTTTATGTTTGACTGGTCCGTCTCGTGCAATTGTAGCTCTGGACTATGTTGATTTTGAGGTTGAACTCAAAATAAAAGAGGGAGAGAAGTCTCAGGGTAAAGAATTGATCACTCTTAGCAAGCGTTATGACGGTACAGGTACCTCTCTCATGTTCGAGAACAGCTTGTGTAAAGCGGTGTTAAAACTTCATCAGCTTTCTAGAGCAGTCCAGGCCACTATCGTGGGTGTTTGCGTTGTTGAAGGGGAATGGCCTTTTGAATATGGATGCCGAGTTGCTTGCTCCTTGGAAGCTGCCGCAGATCAAGTTGGTGGATCCTTGGATGTTACTGCAGATGAAGTTGTGTTGCTTGATTGTTGTGGTGGACCTGGTGGTGGTAGTAAAAATAAAGAAGTGCGTGTCGGTGTCGGTTCACATGGTTACCTTCATCTGTCAAGGAATGTTGTCTCAGTTCCATCAGGAGGAGGATTGAAAGTTAGCATATACTCCTACTCCAAATCAGGCCCTGTCGATCGTGAATGGAATATTGTCTTCCCTGCCCAGAAATGCCAAACAATTGAGAAGGAATGGTCAGTTCGCACCTGTAAGATAAAGGTCGTTGTTGCTTGGTCCCTCCTTGTCAAGCAGAAGCTGGACCTCTTGGTGGATTGCCCAGCGGTAGAGACTTGA